In Candidatus Aminicenantes bacterium, the genomic stretch AAGGTGATCAAGAACAGGCTGGCCATCAAGTTTTTCGAAAAGGAAAAAATGGCCATCGGCCGCGAGCTCTTCAGCGGGCCGATCGCCGTCGCCTACAGCAATGAAAAATTCGTCGAAACGGCCAAAGCCCTGGTCGAATTTGAGAAAGAGAGCAAAAAGATCAAGATCAAGTCCGGGTTCATCGAAAGAAAGCTGGTCACCCCGGCGCAGATAAGCGAAGTGGCCAAGTTGCCGGGCAAGGAACAGTTGCTCGCCCAACTGGTCTTTTCCATCGGCATGCCGCTGCGCCGTTTCGGTTCGGCGCTGTCGGCG encodes the following:
- the rplJ gene encoding 50S ribosomal protein L10, translated to KENVMASSQILEKKKKTVEGLADIFNCNGVYLFDYRGLKVSEMGGLRNRIKKLGANVKVIKNRLAIKFFEKEKMAIGRELFSGPIAVAYSNEKFVETAKALVEFEKESKKIKIKSGFIERKLVTPAQISEVAKLPGKEQLLAQLVFSIGMPLRRFGSALSAPLSHMLVLFKNLQAKKEKGGPI